In the genome of Dickeya fangzhongdai, one region contains:
- a CDS encoding phage tail termination protein, which yields MTPLMYERVRNLFGDAGLTDGFIVQQLLYDDPGDMSKAVMVFRPNGGTAIRNDLGAEHYVLVDIIGAKDKRRDAASAVQRIIDYVQANPMTDECVGFIQNMGGIPPPILTEEGRIVFRLQFACTFGE from the coding sequence ATGACACCGCTTATGTATGAGCGGGTGCGTAATCTTTTTGGCGATGCCGGGCTGACTGACGGCTTTATCGTGCAGCAGTTGCTGTATGACGATCCCGGCGACATGTCGAAAGCTGTGATGGTGTTCCGGCCGAATGGCGGTACCGCTATCCGCAATGACCTAGGGGCTGAGCATTATGTGCTGGTGGATATCATCGGAGCCAAAGACAAGCGCCGCGATGCCGCCAGCGCCGTCCAGCGCATCATCGACTACGTGCAGGCTAACCCGATGACTGACGAGTGCGTCGGATTTATTCAGAACATGGGCGGCATCCCGCCGCCGATTCTCACCGAGGAGGGGCGGATCGTCTTTCGTTTGCAATTCGCCTGCACCTTTGGGGAATGA
- a CDS encoding DUF551 domain-containing protein → MSWITVNERLPKPFTRVWVLTDTGRQTTGYIKSDGEWFINCQRIRATNAVVLQWRG, encoded by the coding sequence ATGAGCTGGATTACTGTGAATGAGCGCCTACCAAAACCTTTCACTCGCGTCTGGGTGCTGACGGACACCGGCAGGCAGACCACCGGCTACATCAAATCTGACGGCGAGTGGTTCATCAACTGCCAACGCATCCGGGCGACGAATGCAGTGGTGCTGCAGTGGAGGGGATAG
- a CDS encoding DUF7370 family protein, which produces MAAQIAADDVSALLAELGYSIPSVVLGLILAQVNAIDECLDAAGQDESTQKLIKIYAAALLAASSGARRIKSQGAPSGASRSFDYGVDGITWLRDSLARLDVHGCTAELPISAGNNVGFFMVVGGCK; this is translated from the coding sequence ATGGCGGCCCAGATAGCTGCCGATGACGTGTCTGCTCTGCTTGCCGAGCTGGGCTACAGCATTCCATCTGTGGTGCTGGGCCTGATTCTGGCGCAGGTGAATGCCATCGATGAGTGTCTGGATGCAGCCGGGCAAGACGAGAGCACGCAAAAGCTGATCAAGATCTATGCCGCGGCGCTTTTAGCCGCCTCATCCGGCGCTCGGCGCATCAAATCGCAGGGGGCGCCGTCCGGTGCATCCCGCTCATTTGACTATGGGGTGGACGGTATAACCTGGTTGCGCGACTCGCTGGCCCGGCTGGACGTTCATGGCTGCACCGCCGAACTACCGATCAGCGCTGGCAATAATGTCGGATTTTTTATGGTTGTAGGTGGGTGCAAATGA
- a CDS encoding major capsid protein encodes MLKYTKEQQALILNARRRWDMMQRNMAAQHGFAVNDANGQFIAYDNLVGNASVLPKDVWGEWDRSAITVQRDVLAVFNDLAASVSRPMALGKIVHYFMTLSDSGDVNISLDGRGKAKTDQPVMDYEGTPLPIIDSELSFGWRQMLAAQTEGYSLDSDAITNHQRKIAEKLEDLVLNGDSTINVSGSTIFGLRNAPYRATGVHGLVLKGATGAQWVGVITDLINLLHTQNYYAPVTIYLNYSDWFYTTVTDYAANYSKTISTRIMEIPGVAALVPASKVPANELLGVVKRPDVVQILNGMPLTMRPKARQNPEDDYVFTVLAAASPQFKHDHNGQAGYVQVTNA; translated from the coding sequence ATGTTAAAGTATACGAAAGAACAGCAAGCGCTGATTCTTAACGCCCGTCGTCGCTGGGATATGATGCAGCGCAATATGGCGGCCCAGCACGGTTTTGCGGTTAACGACGCAAACGGCCAGTTCATCGCGTATGACAACCTAGTTGGTAACGCCTCCGTGTTGCCTAAAGATGTCTGGGGCGAATGGGACCGTTCGGCGATTACCGTGCAGCGCGACGTCCTGGCGGTGTTCAACGACCTGGCGGCAAGCGTGTCACGCCCGATGGCACTGGGTAAGATCGTTCACTACTTCATGACCCTGTCCGACTCTGGTGATGTGAATATCAGCCTGGACGGTCGCGGTAAAGCTAAGACCGATCAGCCTGTCATGGATTATGAAGGCACGCCACTGCCGATCATCGATAGCGAACTGTCTTTCGGCTGGCGCCAGATGCTGGCTGCCCAAACGGAAGGCTACTCGCTGGACAGCGATGCCATCACCAACCATCAGCGCAAAATCGCTGAGAAGCTGGAGGATTTGGTGTTGAACGGTGATTCGACCATTAACGTCAGTGGCTCAACCATATTCGGGCTGCGCAACGCACCTTATCGCGCAACCGGTGTTCATGGTCTGGTTCTGAAAGGTGCTACGGGGGCACAATGGGTTGGCGTCATCACCGACCTGATCAACCTGCTGCACACTCAAAACTACTACGCACCAGTGACCATTTACCTGAACTATTCGGACTGGTTCTACACCACGGTGACCGATTACGCGGCGAACTACTCCAAAACCATTTCCACTCGCATCATGGAAATCCCAGGTGTGGCTGCGTTGGTTCCCGCGTCGAAAGTTCCAGCAAATGAGCTGCTGGGCGTGGTTAAACGCCCGGACGTGGTCCAAATCCTCAACGGCATGCCGCTGACCATGCGCCCGAAAGCACGCCAGAACCCGGAAGATGATTACGTCTTCACCGTCCTGGCAGCGGCGTCCCCCCAGTTCAAACACGACCACAATGGCCAAGCCGGTTACGTTCAGGTCACCAACGCGTAA
- a CDS encoding DUF2213 domain-containing protein, giving the protein MKLSSIHVKSLAINASNISTTTINGQEHYVIRGAVPIVDDIVMNGGLYPAEEINNSYLTMERKLMPLGHPMVNGKYVSANDPQAVNDYYAGAWAQNVSKANDKVVMDVYVNKAVADTKPDGKRLIQRLDDMITGNNADPIHVSTGLLLNKEQKAGESKGKKHSWVAHNMQFDHIAILLDEPGAGTPDEGVGMFVNADGQEADVESTSLIDAANSLKDGWWNKVKLFISNASEMSFDDIYQALRMSIKQDDKKWRYVVSVWPDHFVYEEDGENAKPKLFDQKYLISDKVVTLVGDPVEVVRKPTEYEVKTNGEENPMKEKMIAALNAAGVKTEGLTDDQVWDAYNQQMKKKEGGGDPGQAQINADAITAAVNLALKPLTDEIGTLKSQLQANAEQDLKTKREAVKAKFPFMTEAAINSLAGDALNDMYSQCQTSTGLNPSFHQVNADVDQWKDYDLNAGMDQENK; this is encoded by the coding sequence GTGAAGCTATCCAGCATCCACGTTAAATCCCTCGCCATCAACGCCTCCAACATCTCAACGACAACCATCAACGGCCAGGAACACTACGTCATTCGTGGTGCAGTCCCGATCGTCGATGACATCGTGATGAATGGCGGCCTGTACCCGGCGGAGGAGATTAACAACAGCTACCTGACAATGGAGCGCAAGTTGATGCCGTTGGGTCACCCGATGGTGAACGGCAAATACGTTAGCGCCAACGACCCGCAGGCGGTTAACGATTATTACGCCGGTGCGTGGGCTCAGAACGTCAGCAAGGCCAACGACAAGGTCGTGATGGACGTTTACGTCAATAAGGCCGTGGCAGATACCAAGCCTGACGGAAAGCGCCTTATTCAGCGCCTGGACGACATGATTACCGGCAACAACGCCGACCCGATTCATGTTTCCACCGGCCTGCTGCTGAACAAAGAGCAGAAGGCTGGCGAGTCGAAGGGGAAAAAGCACTCCTGGGTCGCTCACAACATGCAGTTCGACCACATCGCGATCCTGCTCGATGAGCCTGGTGCTGGCACGCCAGATGAAGGCGTCGGCATGTTCGTCAACGCTGACGGACAAGAGGCTGATGTTGAATCGACGAGCCTCATCGATGCTGCCAACAGCCTGAAAGACGGCTGGTGGAACAAAGTTAAGCTCTTCATCAGCAACGCATCAGAGATGTCCTTTGACGACATCTACCAGGCACTGCGCATGTCCATCAAGCAGGACGACAAAAAGTGGCGCTACGTCGTCAGTGTCTGGCCTGACCATTTCGTTTACGAAGAGGATGGCGAGAACGCCAAACCGAAACTCTTCGACCAGAAGTACCTCATCTCTGACAAGGTCGTAACGCTTGTCGGCGATCCAGTAGAAGTCGTGCGCAAACCAACTGAGTACGAAGTCAAAACCAACGGAGAAGAAAACCCGATGAAAGAGAAGATGATCGCCGCGCTCAATGCCGCAGGCGTTAAAACCGAGGGGCTGACCGACGATCAGGTCTGGGATGCCTACAACCAACAGATGAAGAAGAAAGAAGGTGGCGGCGACCCGGGCCAGGCTCAGATTAACGCTGACGCGATTACTGCGGCAGTAAACCTGGCACTTAAGCCGCTGACCGACGAGATCGGCACGCTGAAATCTCAGTTACAGGCGAACGCTGAGCAAGACCTCAAAACCAAGCGTGAAGCGGTCAAGGCGAAATTCCCGTTCATGACTGAAGCTGCGATCAACTCGCTGGCTGGCGATGCGCTGAACGACATGTATTCGCAGTGCCAGACCAGTACTGGCCTTAACCCGTCATTCCATCAGGTGAATGCTGATGTCGACCAGTGGAAAGACTACGACCTCAACGCTGGCATGGATCAGGAGAATAAATAA
- a CDS encoding phage minor head protein — protein MARDIEDRYYAIKLELKAQLDRILIGRERLGNSQTWHFLCHTNGDDPTLYQVNAGTFIYDMSAQQMRDLLQVVQTILDDHLLAGGEQNLWALDYVSAEFQRGTFEAFNNLSQQSQVYASQTTLQQLLSSPAYQNQIASAYISTYSDWKLEADRARGDLANVIADAIGRGVNPRETAQVISKRLDVSMSRAKNIAQTEQVGALRQAQWNETDWAADRLGLNTGLLWLSALKPTTRAWHASRHGKVYTTEEVRDFYAENGNRYNCYCSQIPVLLNDDGSIFNEGLADKLKKERQQWATKEAA, from the coding sequence ATGGCGCGCGACATCGAAGATCGGTATTACGCGATAAAACTGGAATTGAAAGCGCAGCTTGACCGGATTCTTATTGGTCGGGAGAGACTTGGCAATAGTCAGACATGGCATTTCCTGTGCCATACCAACGGCGACGATCCGACGTTGTACCAGGTGAACGCCGGGACGTTCATTTACGACATGTCGGCGCAGCAAATGCGTGACTTGCTGCAGGTGGTTCAGACGATACTGGATGACCACTTGCTGGCAGGCGGTGAGCAAAATCTCTGGGCGCTGGATTATGTATCGGCTGAGTTCCAGCGCGGTACGTTCGAAGCGTTCAATAACCTGTCTCAACAGTCGCAGGTTTACGCCAGCCAGACGACGCTGCAGCAGTTGCTATCCAGCCCGGCCTACCAGAACCAGATCGCCAGCGCATACATCAGCACGTACAGCGACTGGAAACTGGAGGCTGACCGGGCGCGCGGCGACCTCGCCAACGTCATTGCCGACGCCATTGGTCGGGGCGTCAATCCTCGCGAGACAGCGCAAGTCATCAGCAAGCGCCTCGATGTCTCGATGTCTCGTGCCAAAAACATCGCACAGACCGAGCAAGTCGGCGCGCTGCGCCAGGCGCAATGGAACGAAACTGACTGGGCTGCTGACCGGCTTGGGCTGAATACCGGCCTTCTGTGGCTGTCAGCGCTCAAACCAACAACGCGCGCCTGGCACGCCAGCCGTCACGGTAAGGTTTACACTACCGAAGAGGTGCGGGACTTCTACGCCGAGAATGGCAACCGGTACAACTGCTATTGCAGCCAGATACCGGTGCTGCTCAACGACGACGGCAGCATTTTTAATGAAGGGCTGGCGGATAAGCTGAAAAAAGAGCGTCAGCAGTGGGCCACCAAGGAGGCCGCATGA
- a CDS encoding anti-CBASS protein Acb1 family protein, whose protein sequence is MTESEMKQQRASNSSVEKERRNYLSSLFNGTSNTKRQRLYQEFGYPQELTFDDFYRAYRRNAVAGAAVTRMVDGCWEDFPEVYEGDQTKDASKLTDWDKRINKLLKRCWEQIKGADRRNLVGRYSALLVQVKDSKPWWEPVDTVVVARQREKALVKLIPVWEAQLDPVQWNEDQSSDEFGEVTMYSFTELPVDGNLDARPGRIINVHPSRVIILAEGSDDGVMTSGKSLLEAGFNKLLDIEKVSGGASEGFLKNASRQLNYSFSEKTNFAALAKALGVPEGQLADALDDQVRRLNNSTDSASFMQAGTAEVLSVAAADPEPTWRTALSEFCATVPIPVKELIGMQTGERASTEDAKGWGRTRMSRRKGFLTDVITDVVTRFWTLGIVEPAAGEEITVGWSDLLAPSQAEKIANMDKLADVAVKSTNAFGRSAIEENEIRTAGELQPLPELEDEVPPDGNKPKPDPLGDPQSEAEKSGDTTVES, encoded by the coding sequence GTGACCGAAAGCGAAATGAAACAGCAGCGAGCCAGTAACTCCAGCGTCGAAAAAGAACGCCGGAACTACCTTTCATCGCTGTTCAATGGGACCAGCAACACGAAGCGCCAGCGCCTCTATCAGGAGTTCGGTTACCCGCAGGAACTAACATTTGATGACTTCTACCGGGCATATCGCCGCAATGCTGTAGCAGGTGCCGCCGTGACGCGTATGGTTGACGGCTGCTGGGAGGATTTCCCGGAAGTTTACGAAGGCGACCAGACAAAGGATGCGTCAAAGCTCACCGACTGGGATAAACGCATCAACAAGTTGCTGAAGCGCTGCTGGGAGCAAATTAAGGGCGCTGACCGCCGTAACCTTGTCGGCCGCTATTCAGCTCTGCTGGTGCAGGTAAAGGACAGTAAACCGTGGTGGGAACCCGTGGATACTGTCGTGGTTGCCAGACAAAGGGAGAAAGCCCTCGTTAAGCTGATTCCGGTATGGGAAGCGCAGCTTGATCCTGTGCAGTGGAACGAAGACCAGAGCAGCGACGAGTTCGGTGAAGTGACGATGTACTCGTTCACTGAGCTTCCTGTCGATGGAAACTTAGATGCAAGGCCGGGGCGCATCATTAACGTCCACCCTAGCCGTGTAATCATCCTTGCTGAAGGCTCTGATGATGGTGTCATGACCTCTGGTAAATCGCTGCTTGAGGCTGGATTTAATAAGCTTCTGGACATCGAGAAGGTGAGCGGAGGTGCGTCAGAAGGTTTCCTCAAGAACGCCAGTCGCCAGCTTAACTACTCATTCAGCGAGAAGACCAACTTCGCCGCCCTGGCTAAAGCTCTCGGCGTTCCTGAAGGACAACTGGCTGATGCGCTTGATGATCAGGTTCGTCGCCTGAATAACAGCACTGACAGCGCCAGCTTTATGCAAGCGGGCACTGCTGAGGTGCTAAGTGTTGCAGCCGCTGACCCTGAACCAACGTGGCGCACTGCACTCAGTGAGTTCTGCGCCACAGTACCGATCCCGGTTAAAGAGCTGATAGGCATGCAGACTGGTGAGCGCGCCAGCACTGAGGATGCGAAAGGGTGGGGGCGCACAAGGATGAGTCGCCGCAAAGGATTTCTGACCGATGTTATCACCGACGTTGTAACCAGATTCTGGACGCTTGGTATTGTTGAGCCAGCCGCTGGTGAGGAAATTACCGTCGGATGGTCTGATCTGCTGGCGCCGAGCCAAGCAGAGAAGATTGCCAATATGGACAAGCTGGCCGACGTGGCGGTGAAATCGACGAATGCCTTTGGTCGTTCGGCTATCGAAGAGAACGAAATCCGCACGGCTGGCGAACTGCAACCACTGCCTGAGCTTGAAGATGAGGTTCCGCCTGATGGCAACAAACCAAAGCCCGATCCCCTGGGCGACCCTCAGTCAGAAGCCGAAAAGTCCGGTGATACCACGGTCGAAAGTTGA
- a CDS encoding terminase, which produces MNYKAVWKPLPGSQSLSLSCPCNEILYEGTRGPGKTAAQLARFRRLVGLGYGSFWRGVIFDTEYKNLTDIITQSKRMYRLFNDGARYLASASELRWVWPTGEELLFRFGKEESDYWDYHGQEFPFIGFNELTKQQSPEFYEMMFSCRRSSFRPENYPLAGGSLLKPIPLETFSTTNPFGIGHTWVKKRFIEPAPRGTIIRETQKVFNPQTEREEDVTLTRVAIHGSFKENPYLDPQYIATLMAIKDPNRRKAWVEGSWDVTSGGRFDHLWNASLHVIKPFRIPDSWTVDRSHDWGESKPFSNLWWAQADGTAAELPDGRQFCPPAGSLILIGEWYGCPPDELNKGLNMSSTNVAKGVAWVDRRLVGDDADEPEEIQLDGKTQGQLHIMPGICGEVSKGPADGAIYNTGDDELSIAQKMEKQGVEWIPSNKKPGSRINGASLFADMLEAVVEGKNLESGMPEKPAFYVFEYCRGWISRIPVLVRDDKNPDDVDTQQEDHDWDATRYRVLHSPQKITGMLVRSR; this is translated from the coding sequence ATGAATTACAAAGCCGTCTGGAAACCTTTGCCGGGATCGCAATCGCTCTCCCTGAGTTGCCCGTGTAACGAAATCCTCTACGAGGGTACGCGTGGTCCGGGAAAAACTGCCGCGCAGCTGGCGCGCTTTCGTCGTCTGGTTGGCCTGGGTTATGGCTCGTTCTGGCGCGGCGTAATTTTCGATACCGAGTATAAAAACCTCACCGACATCATCACTCAGTCAAAGCGCATGTATCGCCTGTTCAACGACGGGGCACGCTATCTGGCATCGGCCAGTGAGCTGCGATGGGTCTGGCCTACGGGCGAAGAGTTGCTCTTCCGTTTCGGTAAAGAGGAAAGCGATTACTGGGACTATCACGGCCAGGAGTTCCCGTTTATTGGATTCAACGAGCTGACGAAGCAGCAGTCACCAGAGTTCTACGAAATGATGTTCTCCTGCCGGCGCTCTTCGTTCCGGCCAGAAAACTACCCGCTGGCGGGCGGCAGCCTGTTGAAGCCAATCCCGCTGGAGACGTTCAGCACGACCAACCCGTTCGGCATCGGCCATACCTGGGTGAAGAAACGCTTCATTGAACCTGCGCCGCGCGGCACAATCATTCGCGAAACGCAAAAGGTGTTTAACCCGCAGACCGAGCGCGAAGAGGACGTGACGCTCACCCGCGTTGCGATTCACGGTTCGTTCAAAGAAAACCCTTATCTGGATCCGCAGTACATAGCGACGCTGATGGCCATCAAAGACCCGAACCGTCGCAAGGCGTGGGTAGAGGGTTCATGGGACGTAACCAGCGGTGGCCGCTTTGACCATCTTTGGAATGCATCGCTACACGTCATTAAGCCGTTCCGCATCCCGGATAGCTGGACGGTTGACCGCTCCCATGACTGGGGCGAGTCGAAGCCGTTCTCTAACCTCTGGTGGGCACAGGCTGATGGTACTGCCGCTGAATTGCCTGACGGTCGCCAGTTCTGCCCGCCAGCCGGGTCGCTAATCCTGATTGGCGAGTGGTACGGCTGCCCCCCGGACGAGCTAAACAAAGGTCTGAACATGTCCTCCACCAACGTCGCAAAAGGCGTTGCGTGGGTTGATAGGCGGCTGGTGGGCGACGATGCAGATGAGCCAGAGGAGATTCAACTCGACGGCAAAACGCAGGGCCAACTGCATATCATGCCAGGCATCTGCGGTGAGGTATCAAAAGGCCCGGCTGATGGGGCGATTTACAACACCGGCGATGACGAGCTTTCCATTGCCCAAAAGATGGAGAAACAGGGTGTCGAATGGATCCCATCCAATAAAAAGCCCGGCTCACGCATCAATGGCGCATCGCTGTTCGCTGACATGCTTGAGGCTGTCGTAGAGGGCAAGAATCTGGAATCAGGAATGCCTGAGAAGCCTGCTTTCTATGTCTTCGAATACTGTCGCGGCTGGATAAGCCGCATTCCAGTGCTTGTTCGCGACGATAAAAACCCTGACGACGTCGACACCCAGCAGGAAGACCACGACTGGGATGCAACGCGTTACCGCGTACTGCATTCACCACAAAAAATTACAGGCATGTTGGTGCGCTCGCGCTGA
- a CDS encoding DUF2280 domain-containing protein, whose protein sequence is MAALKSDVKAFIIQMLACFDTPSQVVEAVQKEFGIKITRQQAESHDPTKVSGKTLAKKWVDMFNATRDRFLNEISDIPIANKAYRLRVLQRMSTTAENMKNMGMTAQLLEQAAKEVGDVYTNKQKVEQSVVATHNVMPVPSCDNVDDWEKAAQKQQGEVLGG, encoded by the coding sequence ATGGCTGCACTAAAATCAGATGTGAAAGCCTTCATCATTCAAATGCTTGCATGCTTTGATACCCCTTCGCAGGTGGTGGAGGCTGTCCAAAAAGAATTTGGTATCAAAATAACCCGCCAGCAGGCTGAATCTCATGACCCAACGAAGGTAAGCGGCAAGACACTGGCGAAAAAGTGGGTCGACATGTTCAACGCGACCCGCGACCGCTTCCTCAATGAAATTTCCGATATCCCGATCGCCAATAAGGCCTATCGCCTGCGCGTCCTGCAACGAATGTCCACGACCGCAGAAAACATGAAAAACATGGGCATGACGGCGCAGTTGCTGGAGCAGGCGGCTAAAGAGGTTGGGGATGTCTACACCAACAAACAGAAGGTTGAGCAAAGCGTTGTTGCCACACATAACGTTATGCCGGTCCCGTCCTGCGATAACGTAGACGACTGGGAAAAAGCAGCGCAGAAACAGCAGGGCGAGGTATTGGGTGGATGA
- a CDS encoding putative metallopeptidase codes for MSDSAIKRPHAPQSFITPADPYPYTRLTPANDIHDWISDNIINDSGYLHNPDHEHLAGADIAFLWASNAFEKKGRAVLGQCEEVMMRAGGWQKARMEQQMYEWFGRVPQFIITLAADYCAECNDLEFCALLEHELYHITQAVDQFGAPKFNKEGRPVLKLRGHDVEEFVGVVRRYGASRDVQELVDAANQPAEVAHIDIARACGTCMLRLA; via the coding sequence ATGAGTGACTCAGCAATAAAAAGACCGCACGCACCGCAGTCATTCATCACACCAGCCGACCCGTATCCGTACACGCGATTAACCCCGGCAAACGATATTCACGATTGGATCAGCGACAACATCATCAACGATTCCGGTTACCTGCATAATCCTGACCACGAGCATTTGGCAGGTGCTGACATTGCGTTTTTGTGGGCCTCTAACGCTTTTGAGAAAAAAGGGCGCGCAGTCCTCGGTCAGTGTGAAGAGGTCATGATGCGTGCTGGCGGCTGGCAAAAAGCCAGAATGGAACAGCAGATGTATGAATGGTTTGGCCGGGTTCCTCAATTCATCATCACGCTGGCCGCCGATTACTGCGCCGAATGTAATGACCTTGAATTCTGCGCATTGCTGGAGCACGAGCTTTACCACATCACCCAGGCTGTCGATCAGTTTGGTGCGCCGAAGTTCAACAAAGAGGGGCGGCCGGTTCTGAAATTGCGCGGCCACGACGTTGAAGAATTCGTAGGCGTGGTTCGCCGCTACGGCGCGAGCCGCGATGTGCAGGAACTGGTGGACGCAGCAAATCAACCCGCAGAGGTAGCTCACATCGATATCGCCAGGGCGTGCGGGACGTGCATGCTGAGGCTGGCTTAA
- a CDS encoding DUF2560 family protein — translation MAEELSASQQIRVGLLTTLSYDTAATAKAIEFVQDDQLRYKLFIDQYNRVHTETEVVAKTIKAIQEATEALALF, via the coding sequence ATGGCGGAAGAATTATCAGCATCACAACAAATTCGCGTCGGCTTGCTGACAACGCTCAGTTATGACACAGCAGCAACGGCAAAGGCGATCGAATTCGTTCAGGATGATCAGTTGCGGTACAAGCTGTTTATCGATCAGTACAACCGGGTGCATACGGAAACCGAGGTTGTGGCGAAAACCATCAAGGCAATCCAGGAAGCGACTGAGGCGCTGGCTCTGTTTTAA
- a CDS encoding DNA-methyltransferase, which yields MTSVKLHHGDCLDVLRSMPDNSVDSIVTDPPYGLKFMGKKWDYDVPSVEIWGECLRVLKPGGHLLAFAGTRTQHRMAVRIEDAGFELRDMVTFLYDTNETAQALIESMTPEQLKLLDATFGRDSMIAWIYGSGFPKSMDVSKAIDKSAGVEREIVGKRVKSGNIKGSSLHSGSERAGRGHSSEVIYTKPATDSANQWQGWGTALKPALEPITVARKPLVGTVAANVLAHSTGALNIDGCRVVGADDPAARYNGKPARGENTNAYGAASKRDEVYQSSSLGRWPANLIHDGSDEVVALFPMTAPSKSSMRGVGLTGSNEKIYGKGNPDFNTLRGINDSGGSAARFFYCAKASKTDRGNGNNHPTVKPTDLMAYLCRLVTPPGGTVLDPFVGSGSTGKAAVLEGFQFIGIERESEYVEIARARIADAQKKSGAA from the coding sequence ATGACATCAGTAAAACTTCATCACGGCGACTGTCTCGACGTCTTACGCTCAATGCCGGATAACTCAGTAGACAGTATTGTCACTGACCCTCCGTATGGCCTGAAGTTTATGGGTAAAAAATGGGACTACGATGTGCCGTCAGTAGAAATATGGGGTGAATGTCTGCGCGTCCTGAAGCCTGGCGGCCACCTACTTGCTTTCGCAGGAACCCGCACTCAGCATCGAATGGCAGTCCGCATCGAAGACGCCGGATTTGAGCTGCGAGACATGGTGACATTTCTGTATGACACGAATGAAACTGCTCAGGCGCTGATTGAGAGCATGACACCAGAGCAGTTAAAATTGCTGGATGCCACTTTTGGTCGGGATTCTATGATTGCCTGGATTTATGGCAGCGGATTCCCTAAGTCTATGGATGTTAGCAAGGCGATTGATAAGTCGGCCGGTGTTGAGCGCGAAATCGTTGGCAAGAGAGTTAAGTCAGGAAACATAAAGGGCAGCTCCCTTCATTCAGGATCAGAGAGAGCCGGTCGCGGGCACTCGTCAGAAGTGATATACACGAAACCCGCCACTGACTCAGCTAATCAATGGCAAGGCTGGGGAACCGCACTGAAGCCAGCACTGGAGCCTATCACCGTGGCGCGCAAGCCGCTGGTGGGCACCGTCGCGGCGAACGTGCTGGCGCATAGTACGGGAGCACTGAATATCGACGGGTGCCGGGTGGTAGGCGCTGACGACCCAGCAGCGCGCTACAACGGCAAGCCAGCGAGAGGGGAGAACACGAACGCATACGGCGCTGCGTCAAAGCGGGATGAGGTTTACCAATCTTCCTCCCTCGGCCGTTGGCCTGCCAACCTGATTCACGATGGCAGTGATGAGGTGGTTGCCCTGTTTCCTATGACCGCCCCTTCGAAATCGTCAATGCGCGGGGTTGGCCTAACGGGTTCCAATGAAAAAATTTATGGCAAAGGAAATCCAGATTTTAACACTCTACGCGGTATTAATGACAGCGGCGGCAGCGCTGCACGCTTCTTCTACTGCGCAAAGGCGAGCAAAACCGATCGGGGAAACGGTAATAATCACCCGACAGTCAAACCCACCGACCTGATGGCCTATCTCTGCCGTCTGGTAACGCCTCCTGGCGGTACCGTGCTCGATCCGTTTGTGGGCAGCGGTAGCACAGGAAAAGCAGCGGTATTGGAGGGTTTTCAGTTTATTGGCATTGAACGTGAATCTGAATACGTAGAGATAGCGCGTGCTCGTATAGCTGACGCACAGAAAAAGTCGGGTGCAGCATGA
- a CDS encoding lysozyme: MQISNNGIALIKEFEGCRLSAYQDSVGVWTIGYGWTQAVDGKPVRAGMQIDQATAERLLRCGVVQYEQAVNQLAKVKLTQGQFDALVSFAYNLGIRSLSTSTLLKKLNAGDIAGAADEFPKWNKAGSQVLPGLVARRAAEREMFLS; encoded by the coding sequence ATGCAAATCAGCAATAACGGTATCGCGTTGATCAAGGAATTCGAGGGCTGCCGCCTGTCCGCATATCAGGATTCTGTCGGCGTCTGGACTATCGGATACGGCTGGACGCAGGCAGTTGACGGTAAACCGGTCCGCGCCGGCATGCAGATTGACCAGGCTACCGCAGAGCGGTTATTGCGCTGCGGCGTTGTCCAGTACGAGCAGGCAGTAAATCAACTGGCAAAGGTCAAGCTGACTCAAGGTCAATTTGACGCGCTGGTTAGCTTTGCATACAACCTCGGCATTCGATCGCTGTCCACGTCCACGCTGCTGAAAAAACTGAACGCTGGTGATATTGCTGGTGCGGCTGATGAATTCCCGAAATGGAACAAGGCCGGCAGCCAAGTATTGCCAGGGCTGGTTGCGCGTCGCGCTGCAGAACGCGAGATGTTTTTGTCATGA